The sequence below is a genomic window from Nostoc flagelliforme CCNUN1.
TGATTCTCTATCTTGAGATTTCTCAACCCTTCCATTTCATCCAATCGTTGCTGCAACTGAATGTTTTGCTCTTTTTGCTCCTTGTACAGAAAATGCAAGGATTGGATTTGCTCACTTACTTGGGCTTCGGCTCTAGCCGAGACTTCTGCTTGTAGTCCAATCCTCAATTCCTGCTCTAGGCGCTCTAACTCAAGCTTGTGTTGCTCTTTGAGTGCTGCGATCGCTTCGGCATATTCTTTAGGATATGTACGCTCAGTCGATTCGGAAACAATTGCGACATCCAAATCAGTGTTGTTTACCAGCAGTCTTTCACCATCTCTGAAGGTGACAATCTGCTGCGAATTATTCGGAGCCGAAGCCTCAATTACTCCTGATTCGCCATAGCGCGGATGGGAAAGGGAAGAAATTGTGATGACATTTTTGGGAACCAATGGTTCCTGATTTTTGGGAACCAATGGTTCCTGATTTTTGGGAACCAATGGTTCCTGATGGAATTGCTTTCTCTCTAAAGGCAAGGGGGCAACAATATTAGCCGCAGCTGCGAAATCTGATTCACTAGGTTCTGGGTTTAATTCCAAAGCCAGTGTTATCGCAGCAATAAGTTTTTCTGGTTCTTTGGCTAACCTCAAAAGAGGACGGGCTTGGCGCTCATTTTTAATCTGTGACCCCAACTCCCCTGCTGCAACAATAACTTTTGATGCCCCTAAGAGTTGATTTATACGCCGATAGCCACCATATACATGCAATTCGCCTTGACAATATTCTGAGAAATTTTTGTACCCAGCGATTCTGTACATCCGCTCGTCATGCATGAGGCGAATCTGTTCTACTGCTTGCAACTCAAATTGGTCTATGGTAGCAAAGGTGTCTTTGATACTGCTGTTAAGATCATCGTAATGAAGTGCTCCTAAGCTTTCTCTATCTAGTGTCAGCATAATTTGTACCCTGATGCTAGCCACCACGCACGAATAGTGTGGCGCACCACTATTAATTGCAGCGAACGCACACTAAAAGCTAATTCCACTTCTATAATTTGTCTGACAATTTCCGCTCTAGCCAGGATATTGCTGAAATTCCCCTCTACTAGACCGCATACAAGATGTGTAATCTTACTCTCTGACCCAATGCGCTCTACTACTGCGCCCTTGGGGGTTTTGCTATAATTCATGATTTCGCCTCTGATAACTCGGTTTACAAGCTTTGCTAGGGGGTTGTATCAGTTATCAGTTATCAGTCAACAGTTAACAGTTATCAAAGACTCTGACTGGTAACTGGTAACTGATAACTGTTATTCGCGCTGCTATGCTTTTTGCTACGAAATTCGGGATATTTCTTAATCAAACTTAACTTTACAGAAATTTATGAATTTCGACAGGAAAAATTTGCCACCAAAAGTTCGACGTTCTGGTAACAACCCATGTACAATAGGGGAAGCAGCGCGGATAAACTCAGTCGGACATTTTAGTGGTACTCTTAGTCGCCAAACTTTAAAGACCACTGATTTTGTTCCTTCGAGATCAACCCCGCTCTGAGGTTATATGAAATTTAAGTCACGCACGAAGCGCTACTCCTTAGTGGCGCTTTGTGCGTTAAATTCTCGTACTGTTGTATCTTCACCTTTATACCTCCTATCAATTAGCTTGATTTTACATAACCCTCTTCTGTCACTCTCCGAAAACTTTTGCCATTTCTGAATTCTAGAGCTTTTGTATAGCCTGCGAGCGCGCGATTATTTCCTAATAACAAATACAAGACCGATTTTTTTCTAATAGTATAGCTTGTATTCATTGCCTCATGAGGCTTCTAGCGATCGCCCTCACGGAAAGTGACAAAAGAGGGATAACTTGTGGTCTTTCCGCATTTAGCGAGATTCCGCAACGTTTGTGTTTGACTCCTCCATATTTATCAGTATTGGTTCCAGCTTACCCTAGTTGGGTAATCACTTTTTCAAGAAGCAGCACCGAAGGCAGAGGTCGTTTCTGCCTTGGGCTTGCGCTCAAAAACTTGTATGTTGGGTTCTTCTAGTACGAACCCATGTTCTGTTTGCTGACCGAGTTTCCCAGCGATCACTGCAACCCATTGTGGGTAATTACTAGCAGCATCGGTCAGTTTCTTCCAAATTT
It includes:
- a CDS encoding fertility inhibition FinO-like protein — its product is MITGKIEITIKINELPQSNTVENGWQQFDVDCDGRIISVTVKPKIWKKLTDAASNYPQWVAVIAGKLGQQTEHGFVLEEPNIQVFERKPKAETTSAFGAAS